In Synechococcus sp. A18-25c, a single window of DNA contains:
- the smpB gene encoding SsrA-binding protein SmpB, with protein sequence MAKGGGKKNAAARAAANRLLADNRLARHQYDILETLETGIELVGTEVKSIRAGQANLRDGFCLIRNGQLQLHNVHISPHTHASGYYNHDPLRVRRLLAHRREIDKLRGQLDQKGLTLIPLNMHLQGSWIKLTIGLGKGRKLHDKRAAEKDKQIKKETRAAIARY encoded by the coding sequence ATGGCCAAGGGTGGAGGCAAAAAGAACGCAGCAGCGCGGGCTGCCGCCAATCGCCTACTGGCGGACAACCGGCTGGCCAGGCACCAATACGACATCCTCGAAACCCTGGAAACCGGCATTGAGCTGGTGGGGACCGAGGTGAAGTCGATCCGGGCCGGTCAGGCCAACCTGCGCGATGGCTTTTGTCTGATCCGCAACGGCCAGCTGCAACTGCACAACGTGCATATCTCCCCTCACACCCACGCCAGCGGCTACTACAACCACGACCCCCTCCGAGTGCGGCGGCTGCTGGCGCATCGCCGGGAGATCGACAAATTGCGCGGTCAGCTGGATCAGAAGGGGTTAACGCTGATCCCGCTGAACATGCACCTGCAGGGCTCCTGGATCAAGCTGACAATTGGCCTTGGTAAAGGCCGCAAGCTGCACGACAAGCGTGCCGCCGAAAAAGACAAGCAGATTAAGAAAGAAACCCGGGCCGCCATCGCCCGTTATTAA
- the ruvB gene encoding Holliday junction branch migration DNA helicase RuvB gives MAIVSSNAAAPRPRPERPTSRVVDGARQAGDDLDPTAAPGRDDGLRPRRLDDYIGQRELKQVLGIAVQAALGRGDALDHVLLYGPPGLGKTTMAMVLAEELGVNCRITSAPALERPRDIVGLLVNLQPQELLFIDEIHRLSRVAEELLYPAMEDRRLDLTVGKGSTARTRALELPPFTLVGATTRAGALSSPLRDRFGLIQRLEFYGLDDLQAIVERAAGLLELDLSPEACAEIARRCRGTPRIANRLLRRVRDVACVRECTGCIDRDLVDEALTLHRVDQKGLDASDRRLLELLIQSHGGGPAGLDTLAAALGEDPTTLESVVEPYLLQLGFLQRTPRGRVVTDAGRCHLGWSDQEAAA, from the coding sequence ATGGCGATCGTTTCTTCCAACGCCGCAGCCCCACGCCCCCGGCCGGAACGGCCGACTAGCCGGGTCGTGGATGGTGCCCGGCAAGCCGGAGACGATCTGGATCCAACGGCGGCCCCTGGTCGCGATGACGGCCTCAGACCTCGCCGTTTGGACGACTACATCGGTCAGCGCGAGCTCAAGCAGGTGCTCGGTATCGCCGTGCAGGCGGCCCTCGGTCGTGGTGATGCGCTTGATCACGTGCTGCTCTACGGACCGCCGGGTCTCGGCAAAACCACCATGGCCATGGTGTTGGCCGAAGAATTGGGGGTGAACTGCCGCATCACCAGTGCTCCTGCTCTGGAGCGCCCCCGTGACATCGTTGGCTTGCTGGTGAATTTGCAGCCTCAGGAGCTGTTGTTCATCGATGAGATTCACCGGCTCAGTCGGGTGGCAGAAGAACTGCTCTATCCCGCGATGGAAGATCGGCGCTTGGATCTCACCGTGGGTAAGGGCAGCACCGCCCGAACCCGTGCCCTTGAGCTGCCACCTTTCACTCTGGTGGGAGCCACCACCCGGGCCGGTGCGCTCAGCTCGCCGCTGCGCGATCGCTTCGGTTTGATTCAGCGGTTGGAGTTCTACGGATTGGACGACCTGCAGGCAATTGTGGAGCGGGCTGCGGGACTGCTGGAGTTAGACCTCAGCCCTGAGGCCTGTGCTGAGATCGCCCGCCGCTGCCGGGGCACGCCGCGGATTGCCAATCGTTTGCTTCGGCGGGTGCGTGACGTGGCCTGTGTGCGTGAGTGCACCGGCTGCATCGATCGCGACCTGGTGGATGAGGCCCTCACACTGCACCGGGTGGATCAAAAGGGCCTGGATGCCAGTGATCGCAGGCTGCTCGAGCTGCTGATCCAGTCCCATGGCGGTGGCCCTGCAGGGTTAGACACCCTGGCGGCAGCCCTCGGAGAAGATCCCACCACGTTGGAATCCGTGGTGGAGCCCTATCTGCTTCAGCTCGGCTTTCTGCAGCGCACACCGCGCGGACGGGTGGTGACGGACGCGGGGCGATGTCATCTTGGCTGGTCGGATCAGGAGGCAGCGGCATGA
- a CDS encoding tetratricopeptide repeat protein, with protein sequence MNWRRQLIAWFLPVLLLASWPPTAAWAAADDLPTLFDRALALSRQGDPEQALPIWDQVLDLAPRDAAAWSNRGNVRLMLGDPEGAIADQTRSIELAPDDADPHLNRGTAEEALQRWPEAAADYDWILNRDPSDASALYNLGNVRGSEGDWREAQRLYRLAADARPGFAMARSSDALALYQLEDLQEAERQLRNLIRRYPLFADARAALSALLWRVGSRGEAESHWAAAAGLDPSYRDASWLAQVRRWPPGPIADLERFLALEVA encoded by the coding sequence ATGAACTGGCGGAGACAGCTGATCGCATGGTTTCTGCCGGTGCTGCTGCTGGCGTCCTGGCCTCCAACGGCGGCCTGGGCGGCAGCGGACGATCTGCCAACTCTGTTCGATCGCGCCCTGGCCCTCAGCCGACAAGGCGATCCTGAGCAGGCGCTGCCGATCTGGGATCAGGTGCTCGACCTCGCTCCCAGGGATGCGGCGGCCTGGAGCAATCGCGGCAATGTGCGCTTGATGCTCGGGGATCCGGAGGGGGCGATTGCAGATCAGACCCGCTCCATTGAATTGGCTCCCGATGACGCTGACCCGCATCTGAACCGCGGGACCGCGGAAGAAGCCCTGCAGCGCTGGCCCGAGGCCGCGGCGGATTACGACTGGATTCTCAATCGTGATCCGAGCGATGCGTCGGCGCTTTACAACCTTGGCAATGTGCGTGGTTCGGAAGGCGACTGGCGGGAAGCCCAGCGTCTCTACCGCCTGGCTGCCGATGCCAGGCCGGGTTTTGCCATGGCCCGTTCCAGTGATGCCTTGGCTCTGTATCAGCTGGAGGATCTTCAGGAAGCCGAACGCCAGCTTCGCAATCTGATCCGTCGGTATCCCTTGTTTGCCGATGCCCGCGCTGCCCTTAGTGCTCTGCTCTGGCGCGTGGGTTCCCGCGGTGAAGCCGAAAGTCATTGGGCGGCAGCTGCTGGATTGGATCCCAGCTACCGCGATGCTTCCTGGCTGGCACAGGTGCGCCGCTGGCCGCCAGGCCCGATTGCGGATCTTGAGCGCTTTCTTGCGCTGGAGGTGGCATGA
- a CDS encoding amidohydrolase produces MTTLAPSWSERLIQLLPELIEFRRHLHAHPELSGEEHQTAALIAGELREAGWRVREGVGRTGVVAELGPGQGPTIGLRVDMDALPIEERTKLPYSSVRQGVMHACGHDLHSTVGVGVARLLAAEASLPFGIRLLFQPAEEIAQGARWMREAGAADGLAGLFGVHVFPSLPVGNIGVRCGSLTAAAGELEIEVIGEGGHGARPHQSVDAIWIASRVVTGLQEAISRRLDALHPVVVSFGRIEGGKAYNVIADRVTLLGTVRCLCSDLHDRLPGWIEDTVQAICSTFGATAVVRYRCIAPPVHNDPRLTALLERCAIEQLGSDQVLRLEHPSLGAEDFAELIRDVPGMMFRLGVAGPDGCAPLHNGHFLPDERCLETGIRVLTAAILAWEPVL; encoded by the coding sequence ATGACGACCCTCGCTCCGTCTTGGTCCGAGCGCCTGATCCAGCTGCTGCCGGAGTTGATCGAGTTCCGGCGTCATCTGCATGCCCATCCGGAACTCAGCGGTGAGGAACATCAGACAGCAGCGCTGATTGCCGGTGAGCTGCGCGAGGCCGGTTGGCGAGTGCGTGAGGGGGTGGGACGAACCGGTGTTGTGGCGGAGCTGGGGCCTGGGCAAGGGCCAACAATCGGCCTGCGGGTCGACATGGATGCGTTACCGATTGAGGAACGCACCAAACTTCCTTATTCATCTGTTCGCCAGGGCGTGATGCACGCCTGTGGGCACGACCTGCACAGCACCGTTGGCGTGGGTGTGGCGCGACTGCTGGCTGCTGAAGCGTCGTTGCCCTTTGGTATCCGTCTGCTGTTTCAACCGGCGGAGGAGATTGCCCAGGGTGCGCGCTGGATGCGTGAAGCCGGCGCCGCGGATGGTCTGGCCGGCCTGTTCGGGGTGCACGTGTTCCCCTCGTTGCCTGTGGGCAACATCGGCGTGCGCTGCGGCAGCCTCACTGCCGCTGCCGGTGAGCTGGAAATTGAAGTGATCGGTGAGGGCGGCCACGGAGCACGACCGCATCAGTCGGTGGATGCGATCTGGATTGCATCCCGGGTGGTCACTGGTTTGCAGGAGGCGATCAGCCGCCGGCTGGATGCCCTGCACCCGGTGGTGGTGAGTTTCGGCCGGATCGAAGGGGGCAAGGCTTACAACGTGATTGCCGATCGCGTCACCCTGCTGGGCACCGTTCGCTGTCTCTGCAGCGATCTGCACGATCGATTGCCCGGTTGGATTGAGGACACGGTGCAGGCCATTTGCTCGACCTTTGGGGCGACGGCCGTGGTGCGTTACCGCTGCATCGCGCCGCCTGTGCACAACGACCCTCGGCTCACGGCGCTGTTGGAACGATGTGCCATCGAGCAGCTGGGATCGGATCAGGTGCTGCGGTTGGAGCATCCATCGCTCGGAGCGGAAGATTTTGCTGAGCTGATTCGCGATGTGCCGGGAATGATGTTCCGCCTGGGAGTGGCAGGTCCCGACGGATGCGCTCCCCTGCACAACGGTCATTTCCTGCCGGATGAGCGTTGTTTGGAGACAGGTATCCGGGTGTTGACCGCTGCGATCCTGGCTTGGGAGCCGGTGTTATGA
- a CDS encoding DUF3188 domain-containing protein, whose protein sequence is MTRPSRLPVSVLLSLAAPLLVLLGLVGLVQREGTDRWQALPAILVGSGLVIHAVVGRRRRRHKLLVALRSSRFEEH, encoded by the coding sequence ATGACCCGCCCATCGCGTTTGCCCGTGTCTGTGTTGCTGTCTTTAGCAGCACCGTTGCTTGTGTTGTTGGGCTTGGTTGGCCTGGTTCAGAGGGAGGGGACCGATCGTTGGCAGGCTCTACCTGCCATCCTTGTGGGCTCTGGCCTGGTGATCCATGCGGTCGTGGGTCGCCGGCGCCGGCGCCACAAACTGCTGGTGGCTTTGCGCAGCAGTCGATTCGAGGAGCACTGA
- a CDS encoding HEAT repeat domain-containing protein gives MASTPPSPADDAPDLDALRTAIGSGDPTLAMPALTQLRFCTDEEAVPLLVLGSEQEAFLVRSLSCSGLGYKRTEQGWSVLEKLLRNDNDSNVRAEAANSLASYGVERAWPLLKAAFLADDAWLVRCSILSALAEQPQINLGWLLDLASVAITDADGTVRVSGAEILGRIVREGRDQPVGEQARTLLRPLQQDGDHRVVAAALNGLQAT, from the coding sequence ATGGCATCCACACCGCCATCGCCTGCGGATGACGCTCCCGATCTCGACGCGCTGCGCACAGCGATCGGTTCTGGAGACCCCACCCTGGCGATGCCGGCTCTCACCCAGCTGCGCTTCTGCACCGACGAGGAGGCGGTGCCTTTGTTGGTGCTGGGCAGTGAGCAGGAGGCCTTCCTGGTGCGTTCCCTGAGTTGCAGCGGGCTGGGTTACAAGCGCACGGAGCAGGGTTGGTCGGTGCTGGAGAAGCTGCTGCGAAATGACAATGACAGCAACGTGCGAGCTGAAGCCGCCAATTCCCTAGCCAGTTATGGCGTGGAGCGGGCCTGGCCTCTGCTGAAGGCAGCGTTCCTGGCCGATGACGCTTGGCTGGTGCGCTGCAGCATCCTCTCGGCTCTAGCGGAGCAGCCCCAGATCAACTTGGGTTGGTTGTTGGACCTTGCCTCCGTCGCCATCACCGATGCCGATGGCACCGTGCGGGTCAGTGGCGCCGAGATCCTGGGTCGGATTGTGCGTGAGGGCCGGGATCAACCGGTCGGTGAGCAGGCGCGGACGTTGTTGCGGCCCTTGCAGCAGGACGGCGACCATCGGGTGGTGGCGGCGGCACTGAACGGCTTGCAAGCGACCTGA
- the thiC gene encoding phosphomethylpyrimidine synthase ThiC, with translation MRTSWVESRRGQANVSQMHFARQGVVTEEMAFVAHRENLPESLVMEEVARGRMVIPANINHGNLEPMAIGIASKCKVNANIGASPNASDAEEEVKKLKLAVKYGADTVMDLSTGGVNLDEVRTAIINASPVPIGTVPVYQALESVHGSIERLSEDDFLHIIEKHCQQGVDYQTIHAGLLIEHLPKVKGRITGIVSRGGGILAQWMLYHHKQNPLYTRFDDICEIFKRYDCTFSLGDSLRPGCQHDASDAAQLAELHTLGELTRRAWKHDVQVMVEGPGHVPMDQIEFNVKKQMEECSEAPFYVLGPLVTDIAPGYDHITSAIGAAMAGWHGTAMLCYVTPKEHLGLPNADDVREGLIAYKIAAHAADIARHRPGARDRDDELSRARYAFDWNKQFELSLDPERAKEYHDETLPADIYKQAEFCSMCGPKHCPMQTKITDEDIEGLEKALDAKRGAADMAGVKLKKAD, from the coding sequence ATGCGTACTTCCTGGGTTGAGTCCCGTCGCGGACAAGCCAACGTGTCGCAAATGCACTTCGCCCGGCAGGGTGTGGTGACCGAAGAAATGGCCTTTGTGGCCCATCGGGAGAACCTGCCTGAATCGCTGGTGATGGAGGAGGTGGCTCGGGGCCGGATGGTGATCCCCGCCAACATCAACCACGGCAATCTGGAACCGATGGCGATCGGCATCGCCAGCAAGTGCAAGGTGAACGCCAACATCGGTGCCTCCCCTAATGCCTCTGACGCCGAGGAGGAGGTAAAGAAGCTGAAGTTGGCGGTGAAGTACGGCGCCGACACGGTGATGGATCTCTCCACCGGCGGTGTGAATTTGGATGAGGTGCGCACTGCGATCATCAACGCCTCCCCGGTGCCCATCGGCACCGTGCCCGTGTATCAAGCACTCGAGAGCGTGCATGGTTCGATCGAACGTCTGTCGGAAGACGACTTCCTGCACATCATCGAGAAGCACTGCCAACAGGGCGTCGACTACCAGACCATCCATGCGGGTCTGCTGATTGAGCACCTGCCCAAAGTGAAGGGCCGGATCACCGGCATCGTCAGCCGTGGCGGCGGCATCTTGGCCCAATGGATGCTGTATCACCACAAGCAGAATCCGCTCTACACCCGCTTCGACGACATCTGCGAGATCTTCAAGCGCTACGACTGCACCTTCTCGTTGGGTGATTCCCTTCGTCCTGGCTGTCAGCACGATGCCTCCGATGCTGCACAGCTGGCTGAGCTGCACACCTTGGGTGAGCTGACGCGCCGCGCTTGGAAGCACGACGTGCAGGTGATGGTGGAGGGCCCTGGCCATGTGCCCATGGATCAGATCGAGTTCAACGTGAAGAAGCAGATGGAGGAGTGCAGCGAAGCACCCTTCTATGTGCTGGGCCCTCTGGTGACCGACATCGCGCCTGGTTACGACCACATCACCTCCGCCATCGGTGCCGCCATGGCCGGCTGGCATGGCACAGCGATGCTCTGCTACGTGACGCCCAAGGAGCACCTGGGTCTGCCCAATGCCGACGATGTGCGTGAAGGACTGATCGCTTACAAGATTGCCGCTCATGCGGCTGATATCGCCCGTCATCGCCCTGGTGCGCGGGATCGTGACGATGAGCTGAGCCGTGCCCGCTACGCCTTCGACTGGAACAAGCAGTTCGAGCTGTCCTTGGATCCAGAGCGGGCTAAGGAGTATCACGACGAGACCCTGCCGGCCGACATCTATAAGCAGGCGGAGTTCTGCTCGATGTGCGGTCCCAAGCACTGTCCGATGCAGACCAAGATCACCGATGAAGATATCGAGGGACTCGAAAAAGCTTTAGATGCCAAACGTGGAGCCGCTGATATGGCTGGAGTGAAGTTGAAGAAGGCGGACTGA